The following proteins are co-located in the Sandaracinaceae bacterium genome:
- a CDS encoding protein kinase: protein MSQLPKKGGDTETDLPVGSRVGPRSDPGELGSGGLVSRLTEGLADRYGPPLAVAHGGMGVVETVQDKPLARVLARKVIHEELRDQRDVVEMFLREARITGQLDHPNVVPVHDLGVSDDGGLFFTMKLVTGRTLRDWITELPADGPVERSELLDLLDVVLRVCDALAFAHSRGVLHCDIKPANVMVGEFGQVYLMDWGVARWIEEEALRVASNEDDDERVIGTTGLMPPEQARGAPLDERADVFAVGALLYNILTRRPPFRGETGVQALTAALLCRFPTPEELMGPGVVPPALSRVILRAMSKDPEDRYPSVIELKADLQRFVRGGESFEAKVFEPGEIVVNEGDPGDEAYIIESGRCEVLRGAESIRVMGAGEVFGEMAILSSGVRTATVRAIERSVLRRVSGKALLDELDEMKPWMGALVRRLAERFREREVEQD, encoded by the coding sequence GTGAGCCAACTGCCAAAGAAGGGCGGCGACACGGAGACCGACCTCCCGGTCGGGAGCCGGGTCGGACCGCGCAGCGACCCCGGAGAGCTGGGGAGCGGCGGGCTGGTGTCCAGGCTCACGGAGGGGCTCGCGGACCGCTATGGGCCGCCGCTCGCGGTGGCTCATGGCGGCATGGGCGTCGTGGAGACCGTCCAGGACAAGCCGCTGGCCCGCGTGCTCGCGCGGAAGGTCATACACGAGGAGCTCCGTGACCAGCGGGACGTGGTGGAGATGTTCCTCCGCGAGGCGCGCATCACCGGGCAGCTCGATCACCCGAACGTGGTGCCCGTGCACGACCTGGGCGTGAGCGACGACGGGGGGCTCTTCTTCACGATGAAGCTCGTCACCGGCCGCACGCTCCGTGACTGGATCACCGAGCTGCCGGCCGACGGCCCGGTCGAGCGGTCCGAGCTGCTCGACCTGCTCGACGTGGTGCTCCGGGTCTGCGACGCGCTCGCCTTCGCGCACAGCCGCGGCGTGCTCCACTGCGACATCAAGCCCGCCAACGTCATGGTCGGGGAGTTCGGCCAGGTCTACCTGATGGACTGGGGCGTGGCGCGCTGGATCGAAGAGGAGGCCCTCCGTGTCGCCTCCAACGAGGACGACGACGAGCGCGTCATCGGCACGACCGGGCTCATGCCCCCCGAGCAGGCGCGCGGGGCCCCGCTCGACGAGCGCGCCGACGTCTTCGCGGTGGGCGCGCTGCTCTACAACATCCTGACGCGCCGCCCTCCTTTCAGGGGGGAGACGGGCGTGCAGGCGCTCACGGCCGCGCTCCTCTGCCGCTTCCCGACGCCGGAGGAGCTGATGGGGCCAGGCGTCGTGCCCCCTGCGCTCTCCCGCGTGATCCTGCGCGCGATGTCGAAGGACCCCGAAGACCGCTACCCTTCGGTCATCGAGCTCAAGGCCGACCTGCAGCGCTTCGTCCGGGGTGGCGAGTCCTTCGAGGCGAAGGTCTTCGAGCCTGGCGAGATCGTGGTCAACGAAGGCGACCCCGGGGACGAGGCCTACATCATCGAGAGCGGCCGCTGCGAGGTGCTGCGCGGCGCCGAGTCCATCCGCGTGATGGGGGCCGGCGAGGTGTTCGGCGAGATGGCCATCCTCTCCAGCGGGGTTCGCACCGCCACCGTCCGCGCCATCGAGCGATCGGTGCTGCGGCGCGTCTCGGGCAAGGCCCTGCTCGACGAGCTCGACGAGATGAAGCCGTGGATGGGCGCGCTCGTGCGCCGGCTCGCCGAGCGATTCCGCGAGCGCGAGGTCGAGCAGGACTGA
- a CDS encoding dipeptide epimerase, which yields MRARVAIERWPLREAFTISRGDKREAVVVVVTCEEGPHRGRGECVPYARYGETPEGVVDAVRAALDAGHAKDRETLRASMAAGAARNALDLALFDLECKRSGLRAHERLGVEARAVTTVFTLPIRSPEETERRAREEASRPILKLKMGAEGDLARVEAARRGAPDAELIVDANEGWTLGQLEALSPQLSALGVVLIEQPLPAADDAALEGWDGPVPLCADESFLGDVDPATLAGRYGAINVKLDKQGGLTACLDAVARARSAGLEVMVGSMVATSLAVAPALLLAEDARWLDVDGPLFMARDREPGLRFEGSRVSPAPAALWG from the coding sequence GTGCGCGCGCGCGTCGCGATCGAGCGCTGGCCGCTCCGCGAGGCGTTCACCATCTCTCGCGGCGACAAGCGCGAGGCCGTCGTGGTCGTCGTGACGTGCGAAGAGGGCCCTCACCGGGGCCGGGGCGAGTGCGTGCCCTACGCGCGCTACGGCGAGACGCCCGAGGGGGTGGTCGACGCCGTGCGCGCCGCGCTCGACGCTGGCCACGCGAAGGACCGTGAGACCCTGCGCGCCTCGATGGCGGCGGGGGCGGCGCGCAACGCCCTCGACCTCGCGCTCTTCGATCTCGAGTGCAAGCGCAGCGGCCTTCGCGCGCACGAGCGGCTCGGCGTGGAGGCGCGCGCGGTGACCACGGTGTTCACCCTGCCCATCCGCAGCCCCGAGGAGACCGAGCGGCGCGCGCGCGAGGAGGCGAGCCGCCCCATCCTGAAGCTCAAGATGGGCGCCGAGGGAGACCTCGCGCGGGTGGAGGCCGCGCGCCGCGGCGCGCCGGACGCGGAGCTGATCGTCGACGCGAACGAGGGCTGGACCCTGGGGCAGCTCGAGGCGCTGTCCCCGCAGCTCTCCGCCCTCGGAGTCGTGCTCATCGAGCAGCCGCTGCCCGCCGCGGACGACGCGGCGCTCGAAGGCTGGGACGGACCGGTGCCGCTCTGCGCCGACGAGAGCTTCCTCGGCGACGTCGACCCCGCCACGCTCGCGGGCCGGTACGGCGCGATCAACGTCAAGCTCGACAAGCAAGGCGGGCTGACCGCGTGCCTCGACGCCGTGGCGCGCGCTCGGAGCGCCGGGCTCGAGGTGATGGTGGGCTCGATGGTCGCGACCTCCCTCGCCGTCGCACCCGCGCTGCTGCTCGCAGAGGACGCGCGCTGGCTCGACGTCGACGGCCCGCTCTTCATGGCGCGCGACCGGGAGCCGGGCCTGCGCTTCGAGGGCTCGCGTGTCTCTCCTGCCCCGGCCGCGCTCTGGGGTTGA
- a CDS encoding NAD(P)/FAD-dependent oxidoreductase, with product MAILGAGVAGLSTAIALRRAGFSVEVFERRPGPAALGGGMVCWPNATFVLKELGLLAAVEARAGRPSWMRRISRRGGELGAIDVARLGDLMGHPSLSVLRRDLQAVMLEALETLGVRVQYGRRVVRIEPDVPGRARVVFEGGVARTPWLVIGADGRMRSAARRFVHGDARPVYQGFVNWVGVCELTEPLFTDMAVRDYWGVGERFGIVPLSPRAAYWAAAASAPLDLPDEALSPDGLGERFRGWPELVRRTIAQSAPPHPIRVHDHDPIARWHRDQVLLVGDAAHAPLPTSGQGACQALEDAWHLAGLLGEASDPGSCFEAFTARRSAKTAAITAMGRGFARRLFSLNAAESAIRDAESAATDHGAVVEGMARGWSAGLPL from the coding sequence GTGGCCATCCTCGGAGCGGGGGTGGCCGGGCTCTCCACGGCCATCGCGCTGCGACGCGCGGGCTTCTCCGTCGAGGTGTTCGAGCGCCGCCCGGGCCCGGCTGCGCTCGGCGGCGGCATGGTCTGCTGGCCGAACGCCACCTTCGTATTGAAGGAGCTGGGGCTGCTCGCGGCCGTCGAGGCGCGGGCCGGGCGCCCGAGCTGGATGCGCCGCATCTCGCGCCGCGGGGGCGAGCTCGGGGCGATCGACGTGGCCCGGCTCGGCGACCTGATGGGGCACCCGAGCCTGTCGGTGCTCCGGCGCGATCTGCAGGCCGTCATGCTCGAGGCGCTCGAGACGCTGGGGGTCCGGGTGCAGTACGGCCGTCGCGTCGTGCGGATCGAGCCGGACGTCCCGGGCCGCGCGCGCGTGGTCTTCGAGGGAGGCGTGGCCCGCACGCCCTGGCTCGTCATCGGCGCGGACGGGCGGATGCGCTCGGCCGCGCGGCGGTTCGTGCACGGTGACGCCCGCCCCGTCTACCAGGGCTTCGTCAACTGGGTCGGCGTGTGCGAGCTGACCGAGCCGCTCTTCACCGACATGGCCGTGCGCGACTACTGGGGCGTCGGCGAGCGGTTCGGGATCGTGCCGCTGAGCCCCCGCGCGGCCTACTGGGCGGCCGCGGCCTCCGCGCCGCTCGACCTGCCCGACGAGGCGCTCTCGCCCGATGGCCTCGGGGAGCGCTTCCGAGGCTGGCCCGAGCTCGTCCGACGCACGATCGCACAGAGCGCCCCGCCCCACCCGATCCGGGTTCACGACCACGACCCGATCGCGCGCTGGCATCGAGATCAGGTCCTCCTGGTCGGTGACGCGGCGCACGCGCCGCTCCCTACATCGGGGCAGGGAGCTTGTCAGGCGCTCGAGGACGCGTGGCATCTGGCGGGGCTCCTCGGCGAGGCGTCCGATCCGGGCTCTTGCTTCGAGGCGTTCACGGCGCGGCGGTCCGCGAAGACGGCGGCGATCACGGCGATGGGGCGCGGGTTCGCGAGGCGGCTCTTCTCGCTGAACGCCGCCGAGAGCGCGATCCGCGACGCGGAGAGCGCGGCGACCGACCACGGGGCGGTGGTCGAGGGGATGGCGCGCGGCTGGTCGGCGGGGCTGCCCCTCTGA
- a CDS encoding superoxide dismutase family protein, protein MRKTPEHMSRSSVSSCASTLLALLFVSACGGGAAEPAEPTTGGGESDTEVEVVAPEQPEAPTAALAELHPTEGNDVRGTVRFEQQGDAVRVTVDLTGLPPGTRHGFHVHEHGDCSASDGTSAGGHYNPGGHDHALPEGAPRHAGDMGNVESDDAGEVHAELVFDTFSVEAAAPPPVMGRGVIVHAEPDDGGQPTGNAGARLACGVIEPVAP, encoded by the coding sequence ATGCGAAAGACGCCAGAGCACATGTCGAGGTCGTCGGTCTCGAGCTGCGCATCAACTCTGCTCGCCCTTCTCTTCGTCTCCGCCTGCGGGGGCGGCGCCGCCGAGCCCGCCGAGCCGACCACGGGCGGCGGAGAGAGCGACACCGAGGTCGAGGTGGTCGCGCCCGAGCAGCCGGAGGCGCCCACCGCGGCGCTCGCGGAGCTGCACCCGACCGAGGGCAACGACGTGCGCGGGACGGTCCGCTTCGAGCAGCAGGGCGACGCCGTCCGGGTCACCGTGGACCTGACGGGGTTGCCTCCGGGCACCCGCCACGGCTTCCACGTGCACGAGCACGGCGACTGCTCTGCGTCGGACGGCACGAGCGCAGGCGGGCACTACAACCCGGGCGGCCACGACCACGCGCTCCCGGAGGGCGCACCGCGTCACGCGGGGGACATGGGCAACGTGGAGTCGGACGACGCGGGCGAAGTCCACGCGGAGCTGGTCTTCGATACGTTCAGCGTCGAAGCCGCCGCGCCGCCGCCCGTGATGGGCCGCGGCGTCATCGTGCACGCCGAGCCCGACGACGGCGGGCAGCCCACGGGCAACGCGGGCGCCCGCCTCGCCTGCGGGGTCATCGAGCCCGTGGCCCCCTGA
- a CDS encoding AAA family ATPase: MTWLRRIEARALRHLSPLIIALDEDAPRSLVLLGASGSGKSSLLAGIAGELDAALDGRAHPADDVRAPIGEARDRALKLAHLGRPVRVVWSDPAVASAHAEGRLVLAHLRLPRAPSFLAAPRPTPTDTDPKPPDAQVAPRLVQLLVNRKTEQTLARESADPLREQLHASWFLRVRSALRKLLHQPGIGLAFDAGGVQLDLPDGRRVGFGELSLGHATAVTLWAEVMIRVEAARLRNGDGALEPHGVVLIDHPEANLDPRLQRELLPALAELYPRVQWIVTTHSPLVAMSLDDATVFDLVRREATPSGELRKRGIEPLLLAMLGFADAAPSASRSAPSVPPPAALPPRRQTVEGPGPWKKDG; encoded by the coding sequence ATGACCTGGTTGAGACGGATCGAAGCGCGCGCGCTCAGGCACCTCTCGCCGCTGATCATCGCGCTCGACGAGGACGCGCCGCGCTCGCTGGTGCTCCTGGGCGCGAGCGGATCGGGCAAGAGCAGCCTGCTCGCGGGCATCGCGGGGGAGCTGGACGCGGCGCTCGACGGGCGCGCTCACCCGGCCGACGACGTGCGCGCGCCGATCGGGGAGGCGCGGGATCGCGCGCTGAAGCTCGCCCACCTCGGTCGCCCGGTGCGGGTCGTCTGGAGCGATCCGGCCGTGGCCTCCGCGCACGCCGAGGGGCGGCTCGTGCTCGCCCACCTGCGCCTGCCGCGCGCGCCGAGCTTCCTCGCCGCGCCTCGCCCCACGCCCACCGACACCGATCCGAAGCCGCCCGACGCCCAGGTCGCCCCGCGCCTGGTCCAGCTGCTGGTCAACCGGAAGACGGAGCAGACGCTGGCGCGCGAGAGCGCGGATCCGCTCCGGGAGCAGCTGCACGCCTCGTGGTTCCTCCGCGTGCGCTCGGCGCTCCGCAAGCTGCTGCACCAGCCCGGGATCGGCCTCGCCTTCGACGCGGGCGGGGTGCAGCTCGATCTCCCGGACGGACGCCGCGTGGGCTTCGGGGAGCTCTCGCTCGGACACGCGACCGCGGTGACCCTCTGGGCCGAGGTGATGATCCGGGTGGAGGCGGCGCGCCTGCGCAACGGGGACGGCGCGCTCGAGCCGCACGGGGTGGTGCTGATCGATCACCCCGAGGCCAACCTCGACCCGCGCCTCCAGCGCGAGCTGCTGCCGGCGCTGGCGGAGCTCTATCCACGCGTGCAATGGATCGTGACGACCCACTCGCCCCTCGTGGCCATGAGCCTCGACGACGCGACGGTCTTCGACCTGGTGCGGCGCGAGGCGACGCCGAGCGGCGAGCTCCGCAAGCGCGGGATCGAGCCGCTGCTGCTCGCCATGCTCGGGTTCGCGGACGCGGCCCCGAGCGCGTCGAGATCCGCACCGAGCGTTCCGCCGCCGGCCGCGCTGCCGCCCCGTCGCCAGACGGTCGAGGGGCCCGGGCCGTGGAAGAAAGACGGCTGA
- a CDS encoding radical SAM protein has protein sequence MSEEQRGPDPLSPAERALRMDAPRPKRDLPIAPEAPPGKRHLPLLASRPSDARYRPIYAVWEITLACDLACRHCGSRAGKDRPGQLDTAECLDLVDQMADLGVREVSLIGGEAYLHDGWLDIIRRIRERGMIALMTTGGRGVTRERAQAAAEAGLQSVSVSVDGVEDTHDRLRGVKGSHRAAFDALNNLRDAGIKVSANTQINRLSMPEMPRVLDDIIAAGIHSWQIQLTVAMGRAADEPEILLQPYDLLDLFPMLAELKGRCDAAKVRLWPGNNIGYFGPYESTLRGTMPRGHMASCGAGRVTLGIEADGAIKGCPSLPTEAWTGGNIRDASLEDIWERSAPLRYTRDRTVEDLWGYCRTCYYADTCRAGCTWTSFVLFGKAGNNPYCHHRALERQREGKRERVVRKTEAPGLPFDHGEFAIVLEDVPPEGAPLEPAPTLS, from the coding sequence ATGAGCGAAGAGCAGCGGGGCCCCGATCCTCTCAGCCCGGCCGAGCGCGCGCTCCGCATGGACGCGCCGCGACCGAAGCGAGATCTGCCGATCGCGCCCGAGGCGCCGCCCGGCAAACGCCACCTGCCGCTGCTCGCCTCCCGCCCCTCCGACGCGCGCTATCGACCGATCTACGCGGTCTGGGAGATCACCCTCGCGTGCGATCTGGCCTGCCGGCACTGCGGGTCGCGGGCCGGGAAGGACCGCCCGGGGCAGCTCGACACCGCCGAGTGCCTCGATCTGGTCGACCAGATGGCTGACCTCGGCGTGCGCGAGGTCAGCCTCATCGGCGGCGAGGCGTACCTCCACGACGGCTGGCTCGACATCATCCGTCGCATCCGGGAGCGCGGCATGATCGCGCTGATGACCACGGGCGGGCGCGGCGTGACGCGGGAGCGCGCGCAGGCGGCCGCGGAGGCCGGCCTGCAGAGCGTGAGCGTCTCGGTCGACGGCGTCGAAGACACGCACGACCGGTTGCGGGGCGTCAAGGGAAGCCACCGCGCCGCGTTCGACGCCCTGAACAACCTGCGGGACGCGGGGATCAAGGTCAGCGCCAACACGCAGATCAACCGCCTGAGCATGCCCGAGATGCCGCGGGTGCTCGACGACATCATCGCCGCGGGCATCCACTCCTGGCAGATCCAGCTCACGGTCGCGATGGGGCGCGCGGCCGACGAGCCGGAGATCCTCTTGCAGCCCTACGATCTCCTGGACCTCTTCCCGATGCTCGCCGAGCTGAAGGGGCGCTGCGACGCGGCGAAGGTGCGGCTCTGGCCGGGCAACAACATCGGCTACTTCGGGCCCTACGAGTCGACGCTGCGCGGCACGATGCCGCGGGGTCACATGGCCTCGTGCGGCGCGGGGCGCGTGACGCTCGGGATCGAAGCCGACGGCGCGATCAAGGGCTGCCCTTCGCTCCCCACCGAGGCCTGGACCGGGGGGAACATTCGCGACGCGTCCCTGGAGGACATCTGGGAGCGCTCGGCCCCGCTGCGCTACACGCGCGACCGCACGGTCGAGGATCTCTGGGGCTACTGCCGGACCTGCTACTACGCGGACACCTGCCGCGCCGGATGCACCTGGACGAGCTTCGTCCTGTTCGGCAAGGCCGGGAACAACCCCTACTGTCATCACCGCGCGCTCGAGCGGCAGCGGGAGGGCAAGCGCGAGCGCGTGGTGCGCAAGACGGAGGCCCCGGGCCTGCCTTTCGATCACGGCGAGTTCGCGATCGTGCTCGAGGACGTGCCCCCGGAGGGCGCGCCCCTCGAACCGGCACCGACCCTCAGCTAG
- a CDS encoding thioredoxin family protein codes for MRWSPIGVLLAFGCALGSLPGCSERAEPSPSNEPAESAPPEIARPYEEGVDAQAQIDAAVARARDDGKRVLLVFGANWCPWCRRLEHTLRNDEGVANDLRDGFRVVHVDVGARGSDVNRQVAARYGDPLSNGLPCIVVLDAEGEVAHVQETGSLESGDRHDPALVRAFLARWRAG; via the coding sequence ATGCGATGGTCGCCGATCGGGGTCCTGTTGGCCTTCGGCTGCGCGCTCGGCAGCCTACCGGGCTGCTCGGAGCGCGCCGAGCCGTCGCCCAGCAATGAGCCCGCCGAGAGCGCGCCGCCCGAGATCGCGCGCCCCTACGAAGAGGGCGTCGACGCGCAGGCGCAGATCGACGCGGCCGTCGCGCGCGCACGCGACGATGGCAAGCGCGTGTTGCTCGTCTTCGGCGCCAACTGGTGTCCCTGGTGCAGACGCCTCGAGCACACGCTCCGGAACGACGAGGGGGTCGCGAACGATCTGCGGGACGGCTTCCGGGTCGTGCACGTCGACGTCGGCGCGCGCGGCTCGGACGTCAACCGGCAGGTCGCCGCGCGCTACGGCGACCCGCTCTCGAACGGGCTGCCGTGCATCGTCGTGCTCGACGCCGAAGGCGAGGTCGCGCACGTGCAGGAGACCGGCTCACTCGAGTCCGGCGACCGTCACGACCCCGCGCTCGTGCGCGCGTTCCTGGCCCGGTGGCGGGCGGGCTGA
- a CDS encoding pyridoxal-phosphate dependent enzyme, whose product MTILSDRWHGLRNVPHVRLCRLPTPVEPLPQLSAHAGAELWIKRDDQSAEHYGGNKVRKLEYLLGDALSRKADTLVTAGAAGSHHALATTLYGADLGFQTHAVLMPQRYGVHAEENLRALQIAGAHAHPVGGGAGIVPRMTALAASLRVRGRHPYLIPPGGSNVAGVIGYVEAGLELARQLEAGQMLEPDAIFVPLGTGGTLSGLAIGLAAGGVTTPIYGVRVVPRSLAHPALIASLIKRTVKHLRRLDARFPDVTKLARAQVEIDHGEAGQGYGVPSSAGRSALRLVRDHVGIELDDTYTAKTFASVLRHASGAHAKRRLLYWHTLSSAPIDSRVRNAPPLPSSLRRLLRR is encoded by the coding sequence GTGACGATCCTGAGCGATCGATGGCACGGCCTGCGGAACGTGCCGCACGTGCGTCTCTGCCGGCTCCCGACGCCGGTGGAGCCGCTCCCGCAGCTCTCCGCGCACGCGGGCGCGGAGCTCTGGATCAAGCGGGACGACCAGAGCGCCGAGCACTACGGCGGCAACAAGGTCCGGAAGCTCGAGTACCTCCTGGGCGACGCGCTCTCCCGCAAGGCGGACACGCTCGTCACGGCGGGCGCGGCCGGTTCGCACCACGCGCTCGCCACCACTCTCTACGGGGCCGACCTCGGCTTCCAGACCCACGCCGTGCTCATGCCGCAGCGCTACGGGGTGCACGCCGAAGAGAACCTCCGCGCGCTGCAGATCGCGGGGGCGCACGCGCACCCGGTCGGCGGCGGCGCCGGGATCGTGCCCCGCATGACCGCGCTGGCGGCGAGCCTGCGCGTGCGGGGTCGCCACCCCTATCTGATCCCTCCCGGCGGCTCGAACGTGGCGGGCGTGATCGGCTACGTGGAGGCGGGGCTCGAGCTCGCGCGGCAGCTCGAGGCGGGGCAGATGCTCGAGCCCGACGCGATCTTCGTGCCCCTCGGCACGGGCGGCACGCTCAGCGGCCTCGCGATCGGGCTCGCGGCGGGCGGCGTGACCACGCCCATCTACGGGGTGCGGGTCGTGCCGCGCTCGCTCGCGCACCCGGCGCTCATCGCGTCGCTGATCAAGCGCACCGTCAAACACCTCCGACGCCTCGACGCGCGCTTCCCGGACGTGACGAAGCTCGCGCGGGCCCAGGTGGAGATCGACCACGGTGAGGCCGGGCAGGGCTACGGCGTGCCGAGCAGCGCCGGCCGCAGCGCGCTCCGGCTGGTGCGCGATCACGTCGGGATCGAGCTGGACGACACCTACACCGCGAAGACCTTCGCGTCGGTCCTCCGCCACGCCTCGGGCGCGCACGCCAAGCGGCGGCTCCTCTACTGGCACACGCTGAGCAGCGCCCCGATCGACTCTCGCGTGCGCAACGCGCCGCCGCTGCCGTCGTCCCTGCGTCGGCTCCTCAGGCGGTAG
- a CDS encoding VWA domain-containing protein, whose protein sequence is MKKFLGLAALVALAGCSSDTAGRAAIDPETMGPTGSRTVTQGGAQDIGYFRSIVAAGDVPRPNTIEPVGFFAEHAVDLPPADCGDTVCLHANLAVAPGIDRESNWTMAFVAMNTPVDPRELERPETHVVLAIEDTTRTALVSENVTRLFRALTAELLAGDRVSVVRIGQNAQVLAEGLAPSDPALATAIGGLNGLDAQAALYDGLARAAQLTQGLEGFGGAHRVVLLTSGLADAGITDDMRIVGLGEALAREGTGVSVVGVGEGYRPELAAQISEGGGGSYYYAQDGDDLEEIFRLEGRTSLFPLATGFELVVTPSPGYRVGRIYGARRAWAEEAGAHLSSPVLMVGNRTGADDVEEGRRGGGGGLFVELIADADSGMGSGAPAFIVSGTWTDAQTGEAVEQSITVANGLAPGENPGGMFPHFADPLRGKAFMMLNMYLALRATSELYHGGSCPQALGIEPALLGTYEGWQAEYDDPDIDADWFLLTALNDNVQSRCGAVEPAPPNVPMSCFHD, encoded by the coding sequence ATGAAGAAGTTTCTTGGATTGGCCGCGCTGGTCGCGCTGGCCGGGTGTAGCAGCGACACGGCGGGGCGGGCCGCCATCGACCCGGAGACGATGGGGCCGACCGGCTCGCGCACCGTCACGCAGGGCGGGGCGCAGGACATCGGCTACTTCCGGTCGATCGTGGCCGCGGGCGACGTGCCCCGGCCCAACACGATCGAGCCGGTCGGCTTCTTCGCCGAGCACGCGGTGGACCTGCCGCCCGCCGACTGCGGCGACACGGTGTGCCTGCACGCCAACCTCGCCGTCGCGCCCGGCATCGACCGGGAGAGCAACTGGACGATGGCCTTCGTCGCGATGAACACGCCGGTCGACCCGCGTGAGCTCGAGCGGCCGGAGACGCACGTGGTGCTGGCCATCGAGGACACCACCCGCACCGCGCTCGTGAGCGAGAACGTGACGCGCCTCTTCCGCGCCCTGACCGCGGAGCTGCTCGCGGGAGACCGCGTCAGCGTGGTCCGGATCGGTCAGAACGCGCAGGTCCTGGCCGAGGGCCTGGCGCCGAGCGATCCCGCGTTGGCCACGGCGATCGGCGGCCTGAACGGGCTGGACGCGCAGGCGGCGCTCTACGACGGGCTCGCGCGCGCGGCGCAGCTGACCCAGGGCCTCGAGGGCTTCGGCGGCGCGCACCGCGTCGTGCTCCTGACGAGCGGGCTCGCGGACGCGGGCATCACCGACGACATGCGGATCGTCGGGCTCGGCGAGGCGCTCGCGCGCGAAGGCACGGGCGTCAGCGTGGTCGGCGTGGGCGAGGGCTACCGGCCGGAGCTCGCGGCGCAGATCAGCGAAGGCGGCGGCGGCTCGTACTACTACGCGCAGGACGGCGACGACCTCGAGGAGATCTTCCGGCTCGAGGGCCGCACCTCGCTCTTCCCGCTCGCGACCGGCTTCGAGCTCGTCGTCACCCCGTCCCCCGGCTACCGCGTGGGCCGCATCTACGGCGCGCGCCGGGCGTGGGCCGAGGAGGCGGGCGCGCATCTGTCGAGCCCGGTGCTCATGGTCGGCAACCGGACCGGAGCCGACGACGTCGAGGAGGGCCGTCGCGGCGGCGGCGGCGGGCTCTTCGTGGAGCTCATCGCGGACGCGGACTCGGGCATGGGCTCGGGCGCGCCGGCCTTCATCGTCTCGGGCACCTGGACCGACGCCCAGACGGGCGAGGCGGTCGAGCAGAGCATCACCGTGGCCAACGGGCTCGCGCCGGGTGAGAACCCTGGCGGCATGTTCCCGCACTTCGCCGATCCGCTCCGCGGCAAGGCGTTCATGATGCTGAACATGTACCTCGCTCTCCGCGCGACCTCCGAGCTCTACCACGGCGGCAGCTGTCCTCAGGCGCTCGGCATCGAGCCGGCGCTCCTCGGCACCTACGAGGGCTGGCAGGCCGAGTACGACGACCCGGACATCGACGCCGACTGGTTCTTGCTCACGGCGCTGAACGACAACGTCCAGTCGCGCTGCGGGGCCGTCGAGCCGGCGCCCCCGAACGTCCCCATGTCTTGTTTCCACGACTGA
- a CDS encoding polyprenyl synthetase family protein, whose product MDERLGRFFEHKRASAASLAPEAVELVEAVARLTLRGGKRLRPALLVAAYRAVRPEGRADEVTDACAALELLQSYLLIHDDWMDHDEERRGGPSVHVALREAHGGDPHLGASLAILAGNLASAQAWDLLARGEWDPATKARAISVFLEMHQEVVFGQQLDLLASENVSLMQQLKTGSYTVRGPLLLGAALGGASEAERAALEAYGLPLGEAFQMRDDLLGTFGDPRATGKPAGGDIREGKRTALVRAAEEQASLEELRAIRAVLGRSDASDAEVGRATAILESCGARERVEARLGTLLDEARDALSTRALRAPGTEMLSELANRLAVRDR is encoded by the coding sequence GTGGACGAGCGCCTCGGCCGCTTCTTCGAGCACAAGCGCGCCAGCGCGGCCTCGCTGGCCCCCGAAGCGGTGGAGCTGGTCGAGGCGGTCGCCCGGCTCACGCTCCGCGGAGGCAAGCGGCTGCGGCCGGCGCTGCTCGTGGCCGCCTACCGCGCCGTGCGCCCGGAGGGGCGGGCCGACGAGGTCACCGACGCGTGCGCCGCGCTCGAGCTGTTGCAGTCCTACCTGCTGATCCACGACGACTGGATGGATCACGACGAGGAGCGGCGCGGCGGTCCGTCCGTGCACGTCGCCCTGCGCGAGGCGCACGGCGGCGATCCCCACCTCGGCGCCAGCCTCGCCATCCTCGCGGGCAACCTCGCGTCGGCGCAGGCGTGGGATCTCCTCGCGAGAGGCGAGTGGGATCCCGCGACGAAGGCGCGCGCGATCTCGGTGTTCCTGGAGATGCACCAGGAGGTCGTGTTCGGTCAGCAGCTCGACCTGCTCGCGAGCGAGAACGTCTCGCTGATGCAGCAGCTCAAGACGGGCAGCTACACGGTCCGCGGGCCGCTGCTCCTGGGCGCGGCGCTCGGAGGCGCGAGTGAAGCGGAGCGCGCTGCGCTCGAGGCCTACGGGCTCCCGCTCGGCGAGGCGTTCCAGATGCGGGACGACCTCCTCGGCACCTTCGGCGACCCCCGCGCCACGGGGAAACCCGCCGGCGGGGACATCCGCGAGGGCAAGCGCACCGCGCTCGTCCGCGCGGCCGAGGAGCAGGCCTCTCTCGAGGAGCTCCGCGCGATCCGCGCCGTGCTCGGGCGCAGCGACGCCTCCGACGCCGAGGTCGGGCGGGCGACCGCGATCCTGGAGTCGTGCGGCGCCAGGGAGCGGGTGGAGGCGCGTCTGGGCACGCTCCTCGACGAGGCCCGCGACGCGCTCTCGACCCGCGCGCTGCGGGCGCCGGGCACCGAGATGCTGTCTGAGCTGGCGAACCGGCTCGCAGTCCGCGATCGTTGA